One genomic region from Listeria monocytogenes encodes:
- the ffh gene encoding signal recognition particle protein codes for MAFEGLAGRLQETMNKIRGKGKVNEADVKEMMREVRLALLEADVNFKVVKQFIKTVSERAVGADVMKSLTPGQQVIKIVQEELTSLMGGEESKIGTADRPPTVIMMVGLQGAGKTTTSGKLANLLRKKYNRKPLLVAADIYRPAAIKQLETLGKQLDMPVFSLGDQVSPVEIAKQAIAKAKEEHLDYVIIDTAGRLHIDETLMDELKQVKEIATPTEILLVVDSMTGQDAVNVAQSFNEQLEITGVVLTKLDGDTRGGAALSIRSVTGKPIKFIATGEKMEALETFHPDRMASRILGMGDVLSLIEKAQTDVDTEKMKAMEQKMKDNSMTLDDFLEQLQQVKQMGPLDELLKMMPGANKMKGLDNMNVDDKQLGHIEAIIKSMTKNEKDNPDIINASRRKRIARGSGRPVQEINRLLKQFAEMKKMMKQMTGGGKGKKGKNPFGNFKMPF; via the coding sequence ATGGCATTTGAAGGACTAGCTGGAAGACTCCAAGAAACAATGAACAAAATTCGCGGTAAAGGGAAAGTAAACGAAGCTGACGTAAAAGAAATGATGCGTGAAGTTCGCCTTGCTCTACTAGAAGCCGATGTTAACTTTAAAGTCGTTAAACAATTTATTAAAACAGTAAGCGAACGTGCTGTCGGCGCGGACGTTATGAAAAGCCTAACACCCGGCCAACAAGTTATCAAAATCGTTCAAGAAGAACTAACAAGCTTAATGGGCGGAGAAGAAAGCAAAATCGGAACAGCGGACCGCCCGCCAACCGTGATTATGATGGTAGGTTTACAAGGGGCTGGTAAAACAACGACTTCCGGCAAACTTGCTAATTTATTACGCAAAAAATATAACCGTAAACCATTACTTGTCGCAGCAGATATTTATCGACCTGCCGCAATCAAACAATTAGAAACCCTTGGCAAGCAATTAGATATGCCGGTATTTTCCCTAGGAGACCAAGTAAGCCCGGTCGAAATCGCCAAACAAGCTATTGCTAAAGCAAAAGAAGAACATTTAGATTATGTCATTATCGATACAGCCGGTCGTCTTCATATTGACGAAACGCTAATGGATGAGTTAAAACAAGTGAAAGAAATTGCAACGCCAACCGAAATCTTACTTGTAGTCGATTCCATGACCGGGCAAGATGCTGTCAACGTGGCGCAAAGCTTCAACGAACAATTAGAAATTACAGGTGTCGTATTAACGAAACTAGATGGTGATACACGTGGTGGTGCCGCGCTTTCGATTCGTTCCGTCACTGGTAAACCGATTAAATTTATCGCGACTGGCGAAAAAATGGAAGCCCTTGAAACCTTCCATCCAGATCGTATGGCTTCCAGAATTCTCGGCATGGGGGATGTGCTTTCCCTGATTGAAAAAGCGCAAACCGATGTAGATACAGAAAAAATGAAAGCTATGGAACAAAAAATGAAAGACAACAGCATGACGCTAGATGACTTCTTAGAACAATTACAACAAGTAAAACAAATGGGACCACTAGACGAACTACTTAAAATGATGCCAGGGGCAAACAAAATGAAAGGCCTCGACAACATGAACGTCGATGATAAACAACTAGGTCATATTGAAGCAATTATCAAATCAATGACCAAAAATGAAAAAGACAACCCAGATATCATCAATGCAAGTAGAAGAAAACGGATTGCACGTGGTAGCGGACGTCCGGTTCAAGAAATTAACCGTCTCCTAAAACAATTTGCTGAAATGAAAAAAATGATGAAGCAAATGACTGGTGGCGGCAAAGGCAAAAAAGGCAAAAACCCATTCGGCAATTTCAAGATGCCATTTTAA
- the lipA gene encoding tyrosine/lipid phosphatase LipA gives MKNWVKVTGAGVLSATLLLGGCGAQSEEKAEANVKTEQTLKPGSQIKLEGAVNVRDLGGYKTTDGLTIKPHKLIRSAELANLSDSDKKKLVNTYDLSHIVDFRTSSEVAAKPDPKLTDVDYTHDSVMKDNGTSTSTQDLTASLAKMDNPETFLINANKSFITDETSIQAYKDFFDILLANQDGSVLWHCTAGKDRAGFGTALVLSALGVDKNTVIDDYMLSNKYRADENKKAIEAVAAKTDNKKVIDGMTAVMEVRESYINAAFDEINAKYGSMDNFLKEKLGLTDAKKEQLKKAYLY, from the coding sequence ATGAAAAATTGGGTAAAAGTAACAGGAGCAGGGGTACTAAGCGCGACTTTACTATTAGGTGGATGCGGGGCGCAGTCAGAAGAAAAAGCAGAAGCAAATGTTAAAACCGAGCAAACACTCAAACCAGGAAGCCAAATTAAATTAGAAGGCGCTGTAAATGTCCGGGACTTAGGCGGATACAAAACAACGGATGGACTAACCATTAAGCCACATAAACTCATTAGAAGTGCCGAACTCGCTAACTTAAGTGATTCGGATAAAAAGAAACTCGTAAATACATATGATTTGTCTCATATAGTTGATTTCCGAACAAGTTCAGAAGTCGCAGCGAAACCAGATCCGAAACTCACAGATGTAGACTATACGCACGATTCTGTGATGAAAGATAATGGAACATCTACAAGCACACAAGATTTAACTGCTAGCCTAGCCAAAATGGATAATCCAGAGACATTTCTCATTAATGCTAATAAGAGCTTTATTACAGATGAAACTTCGATACAAGCCTATAAAGATTTTTTTGATATACTACTAGCAAACCAAGATGGTTCTGTTCTTTGGCACTGTACAGCTGGAAAAGACCGAGCTGGATTTGGAACCGCCCTCGTTCTTTCAGCGTTAGGTGTGGATAAAAACACGGTCATTGACGATTATATGCTGTCCAATAAATATCGTGCTGACGAAAATAAAAAAGCAATTGAAGCCGTTGCAGCAAAAACAGATAATAAAAAAGTGATTGATGGAATGACAGCCGTAATGGAAGTTCGTGAATCTTATATCAATGCAGCCTTCGATGAAATTAATGCAAAATATGGTTCGATGGACAACTTTTTAAAAGAAAAACTCGGACTAACCGATGCTAAAAAAGAACAACTAAAAAAAGCATATCTTTATTAA
- the ftsY gene encoding signal recognition particle-docking protein FtsY, whose translation MTFFKKLKDKITQQTDSVSGKFKDGLSKTRGNFSGKINEMVARYRKVDEDFFEELEEILIGADVGFETVMELVDTLRREVQLRNISDPKDVQEVIVEKLVEIYQGDEKEDEALHIEEDGLTVILFVGVNGVGKTTSIGKMAHRFKQEGKKVMLAAGDTFRAGAIDQLEVWGERTGVDVIKQAEGSDPAAVMFDAVQAAKARKADILLCDTAGRLQNKVNLMNELEKVKRVITREIPNAPHEVLLVLDATTGQNAFVQAKQFKETTDVTGIILTKLDGTAKGGIVIAIRNELDIPVKFVGLGEQMDDLQAFDANEYVYGLFADMVDNEK comes from the coding sequence ATGACCTTTTTTAAAAAACTAAAAGATAAAATAACCCAGCAAACCGATTCCGTTTCTGGAAAATTTAAAGATGGCTTATCCAAAACACGCGGCAACTTTTCCGGAAAAATCAACGAAATGGTTGCTCGCTATCGTAAAGTCGACGAAGATTTCTTTGAAGAACTAGAAGAAATCCTTATCGGAGCAGATGTTGGTTTTGAAACTGTCATGGAGCTAGTTGATACGCTGCGTCGCGAAGTGCAACTTAGAAATATTAGCGATCCAAAAGATGTCCAAGAAGTGATTGTCGAAAAATTAGTCGAGATTTACCAAGGGGACGAAAAAGAAGATGAAGCACTGCATATCGAAGAAGACGGACTAACCGTTATCTTATTTGTAGGTGTGAACGGGGTTGGTAAAACAACTTCCATCGGAAAAATGGCCCATCGCTTTAAACAAGAAGGCAAAAAAGTCATGCTTGCTGCTGGTGATACTTTCCGAGCTGGCGCAATTGATCAACTTGAAGTCTGGGGCGAGCGCACCGGCGTGGATGTCATTAAACAAGCCGAGGGAAGTGACCCTGCCGCTGTTATGTTTGATGCCGTTCAAGCCGCAAAAGCACGTAAAGCAGACATTTTACTTTGCGACACAGCCGGCCGTTTACAAAACAAAGTCAATCTAATGAACGAATTAGAAAAAGTAAAACGTGTCATTACGCGCGAAATTCCTAATGCGCCACACGAAGTTTTACTAGTACTTGATGCAACCACTGGTCAAAACGCCTTCGTTCAAGCGAAACAATTTAAAGAAACAACGGACGTAACAGGCATTATCCTTACAAAACTAGACGGTACTGCTAAAGGTGGTATTGTCATCGCCATCCGTAACGAACTGGACATTCCAGTGAAATTCGTCGGTCTTGGGGAACAAATGGATGACCTACAAGCCTTTGATGCAAATGAATATGTGTATGGCTTATTTGCTGATATGGTTGATAACGAAAAATAA
- a CDS encoding Lmo1799 family Asp-Ala repeat surface protein encodes MKKQRVDYKRRLDQKRAQKAKLIAALITTTTMMVAPVTVNYDSFNHQFALSGIQADAATIDLLGNSNLNTQYSNGKLVITLSGNQLVSASAVSTYYPYFELPSELSSILSNPNIRANTKIDYKIAYLGIGGIGLFNQGTVNGSSSSNFFIDSSRNAIGAKVNHLLGVGVGSVSTFTLTIDLLALGVTALPSANDGKLDFAARTGDGLLDVDLLNSNAARGFITTDVGDADADADADADADADADADADADADADADADADADADADADADADADADADADADADADADADADADADADADADADADADADADADADADADADADADADADADADADADADADADADADADADADADADADADADADADADADADADADADADADADADADADADADADADADADADADADADADADADADADADADADADADADADADADADADADADADADADADADADADADADADADADADADADADADADADADADADADADADADADADADADADADADADADADADADADADADADADADADADADADADADADADADADADADADADADADADADADADADADADADADADADADADADADADADADADADADADADADADADADADADADADADADADADADVDIDWRDFLVEKPTVNPIYEGTKTISGSSIYKNMNINALLKSLQSDAPVGTTFYINLTLPDGTVIGNVLIHADGTYTINIPNYNLKAGDVIHLQVTAKYGDEVKTSDDVSVTVLPLVDSDADADADADADADADADADADGGPNPSTNGGTTGTSNGGTGVTVTNMSSNGSGTMLSSGYSADGTTSISASDLPSTGDTNSSLPWVGLGLFSLAGAFLLRLFRK; translated from the coding sequence ATGAAAAAACAGCGTGTAGATTACAAACGGAGATTAGACCAAAAGCGAGCGCAAAAAGCAAAATTAATTGCGGCGCTTATTACGACAACAACGATGATGGTAGCGCCTGTCACTGTGAATTACGATTCTTTTAATCACCAATTTGCCCTAAGTGGTATTCAAGCGGATGCGGCAACAATTGATTTGCTAGGGAATTCTAATTTGAATACACAGTATTCTAATGGGAAATTAGTGATTACTCTTTCTGGGAATCAGTTAGTTAGTGCTAGTGCGGTATCCACATACTATCCATATTTTGAATTGCCAAGTGAACTTTCTTCTATTTTGAGTAATCCAAATATAAGAGCAAATACGAAAATTGACTATAAAATTGCTTATTTAGGAATTGGCGGTATTGGATTATTTAATCAAGGGACAGTAAATGGAAGTAGCTCAAGCAATTTCTTTATTGATTCTAGTAGAAATGCAATTGGTGCGAAAGTAAATCACTTACTGGGAGTCGGAGTTGGTAGTGTATCTACTTTCACTTTGACAATTGATTTGCTAGCGCTTGGCGTAACTGCGCTACCTAGTGCCAATGATGGGAAATTAGACTTTGCTGCTAGAACTGGTGATGGGCTTTTAGATGTTGATTTGTTGAATAGTAATGCGGCTCGTGGGTTTATTACTACGGATGTTGGGGATGCCGATGCGGATGCTGACGCTGATGCGGATGCCGATGCGGATGCCGATGCGGATGCGGATGCCGATGCGGATGCGGATGCTGACGCCGACGCTGATGCGGATGCTGACGCGGACGCGGATGCTGACGCCGACGCGGATGCTGACGCCGACGCTGATGCGGATGCTGACGCTGATGCGGATGCGGATGCTGACGCGGATGCCGACGCGGATGCTGACGCCGATGCGGATGCTGATGCGGATGCTGATGCGGATGCTGATGCCGACGCGGATGCTGACGCGGATGCTGATGCGGATGCTGACGCGGATGCTGATGCGGATGCTGACGCGGATGCTGATGCGGATGCTGACGCGGATGCTGATGCGGATGCTGACGCGGATGCCGACGCCGATGCCGATGCGGATGCTGACGCGGATGCTGATGCCGATGCGGATGCTGACGCTGATGCTGACGCGGATGCTGACGCCGATGCGGATGCGGATGCTGACGCCGATGCCGACGCTGATGCGGATGCGGATGCTGACGCCGATGCGGATGCTGACGCCGATGCCGACGCTGATGCGGATGCTGATGCCGACGCCGATGCGGACGCCGATGCGGATGCGGATGCGGATGCCGATGCGGATGCTGACGCGGATGCCGACGCTGATGCGGATGCTGACGCGGATGCTGACGCCGATGCGGATGCGGATGCGGATGCTGACGCGGATGCCGACGCTGATGCGGATGCCGATGCGGATGCTGATGCGGATGCGGATGCCGACGCTGATGCCGACGCTGATGCTGACGCCGATGCGGATGCGGATGCCGACGCCGATGCCGACGCTGATGCGGATGCGGATGCCGATGCGGATGCGGATGCTGACGCGGATGCCGACGCAGATGCTGACGCGGATGCGGACGCCGATGCCGATGCTGACGCGGATGCTGACGCCGATGCCGACGCTGATGCCGACGCGGATGCTGACGCTGATGCGGATGCCGACGCTGATGCGGATGCGGATGCTGACGCCGATGCTGACGCGGATGCCGACGCTGACGCGGATGCTGACGCGGATGCTGATGCGGATGCCGATGCGGATGCTGACGCGGATGCCGATGCGGATGCTGATGCGGATGCGGATGCCGACGCTGATGCGGATGCGGATGCTGACGCGGATGCAGATGCGGATGCGGACGCGGATGCAGATGCGGATGCTGACGCTGATGCCGATGCGGATGCCGACGCGGATGCCGATGTAGACATTGACTGGAGAGATTTCCTAGTTGAAAAACCAACTGTAAATCCAATATATGAAGGAACTAAAACAATTTCGGGTTCCTCAATTTATAAAAACATGAACATCAATGCCCTTCTGAAATCATTGCAATCAGATGCACCTGTTGGAACAACTTTCTATATTAATTTGACTCTTCCAGATGGTACTGTAATTGGAAATGTCTTAATCCATGCAGATGGAACCTATACAATCAATATTCCTAATTATAATTTGAAAGCTGGAGATGTTATTCATCTTCAAGTAACAGCTAAATACGGCGATGAAGTAAAAACAAGTGATGATGTATCCGTAACAGTTCTGCCTTTAGTAGACTCAGACGCTGATGCGGATGCGGATGCTGACGCTGATGCCGATGCTGATGCTGACGCTGATGCGGATGGTGGACCAAATCCTTCTACCAATGGAGGAACTACTGGAACTTCTAACGGAGGAACTGGCGTAACCGTTACAAACATGAGCTCAAATGGTTCAGGAACAATGCTTTCCTCAGGTTATAGCGCGGATGGAACTACTTCTATCTCAGCAAGTGATCTCCCATCAACTGGAGATACAAACAGTAGTCTTCCGTGGGTTGGGCTTGGATTATTCTCACTAGCAGGCGCGTTTTTACTACGTCTTTTCCGTAAATAG
- a CDS encoding poly(glycerol-phosphate) alpha-glucosyltransferase, which translates to MPWRGILDELENKIIDQLTEAEEHATYNGKWHGFLTIVYKNKRATVINFSYLCLANLINEMKKSAIKNQTEEAISFKIDVAVDYQLENLGEWNKKALKTKKNYYRRGIALNENFKIALMEQEINANAILLPGDEGLAINVENMNRYLIQTNKNQAQLNLTVDSTIVTFNTVGWFFDGKKIYDLETSELEHGRRNTKQVTPDAVFELVGNAGNYLASQVNQTGEFNYGWFACFDKKIKHYNSLRHASTTYSMLEAYELTGDKTILEAATSALTYLEQNFIYEKDDLAFLIEPELREVKLGGSAATLLALTKYMKITGTKTYLPLSRKIANTILSLQEEDGKFTHVLEYPSLEVKDIFRIIYYDGEAVFGLLRLYEIDRDSKWLEAAAKSFDHFIRDDYWQNHDHWLSYCANEITKYIPDEAYYEFGLKNAFDNLLFIYERETTFPTFLELTVATKEMSLRMKAEGLEGLLRDYPLDELEKTITKRALYQLNGYFYPELAIYYKNPARIDGSFFIRHQSFRVRIDDVEHNISGYVRYYHLLKQGKLSNEAETVK; encoded by the coding sequence ATGCCTTGGAGAGGTATATTAGATGAACTTGAAAATAAAATTATTGATCAATTGACAGAAGCAGAAGAGCACGCCACTTATAACGGGAAATGGCACGGTTTTCTAACCATCGTATATAAAAATAAACGAGCTACAGTAATAAACTTTAGCTATCTTTGCCTAGCAAATTTAATCAATGAAATGAAAAAAAGTGCAATAAAAAACCAAACCGAAGAGGCGATTTCTTTTAAAATAGATGTAGCCGTGGATTATCAACTTGAAAATTTAGGAGAATGGAATAAAAAAGCTTTAAAAACGAAGAAAAATTATTATAGAAGAGGCATTGCCTTAAATGAAAATTTTAAAATAGCTTTAATGGAACAAGAAATTAATGCGAACGCTATCCTTCTACCAGGTGATGAAGGTTTAGCTATCAACGTTGAAAATATGAATAGATATTTAATCCAAACAAATAAAAATCAAGCTCAATTAAACTTAACCGTAGATTCCACCATTGTCACATTTAATACAGTAGGATGGTTTTTTGATGGAAAGAAAATTTATGATTTAGAAACAAGCGAGCTTGAGCATGGTCGTAGAAATACCAAACAAGTAACCCCAGATGCAGTTTTTGAACTAGTTGGAAACGCTGGGAATTATTTAGCGAGTCAAGTAAATCAAACGGGCGAATTCAACTACGGCTGGTTTGCTTGCTTTGATAAAAAAATTAAACACTATAATAGTTTACGCCACGCAAGTACAACTTATTCGATGTTAGAAGCATACGAATTAACAGGCGATAAAACAATTTTAGAAGCAGCTACAAGCGCTTTAACTTATTTAGAGCAAAATTTTATTTATGAAAAAGACGATTTAGCTTTTCTAATTGAACCAGAGTTGCGTGAAGTTAAATTAGGCGGTTCAGCGGCGACATTGCTTGCTTTAACTAAATATATGAAAATCACTGGAACTAAAACCTATTTGCCACTATCCCGGAAAATTGCGAATACGATTCTTTCCCTACAAGAAGAAGACGGGAAGTTCACGCATGTGTTGGAATACCCCTCTTTAGAAGTAAAAGATATTTTCCGGATTATTTATTACGACGGAGAAGCTGTGTTTGGCTTGCTGCGCTTATATGAAATCGACCGTGATTCCAAATGGCTGGAGGCAGCGGCAAAATCCTTTGATCATTTTATTCGCGATGACTATTGGCAAAATCATGATCACTGGCTGAGCTACTGCGCCAATGAAATCACAAAATACATTCCGGATGAGGCATACTACGAATTCGGATTGAAAAATGCTTTCGACAATCTACTATTTATTTACGAACGCGAAACGACTTTTCCAACTTTTTTAGAGCTTACTGTCGCTACAAAAGAGATGTCGCTGCGGATGAAAGCAGAAGGCCTAGAAGGGTTACTTCGCGACTATCCACTAGATGAACTGGAAAAGACTATTACCAAGCGCGCATTATATCAGTTAAATGGTTATTTTTATCCAGAGCTAGCAATCTACTACAAAAATCCAGCGCGAATAGACGGCAGTTTCTTCATTCGTCACCAGTCTTTCCGCGTCAGAATTGACGATGTAGAGCATAATATTTCTGGATATGTGCGCTATTACCATCTTCTAAAACAAGGAAAACTAAGCAATGAAGCCGAAACCGTCAAATAA
- a CDS encoding putative DNA-binding protein, translated as MFEKTNRMNLLFDFYQELLTTKQKAYVSFYYLDDYSLGEIAEEFEVSRQAIYDNIKRTEESLEKYEEKLGMLKKYQQREKLFTQLEAQLTKKNFLDEQVKDTLEQLKNID; from the coding sequence TTGTTTGAGAAGACAAACCGTATGAATTTATTATTTGATTTTTACCAGGAATTACTGACAACAAAACAAAAAGCGTATGTTTCGTTTTATTACTTAGATGATTACTCACTGGGCGAAATTGCCGAAGAATTTGAAGTGAGTAGACAAGCCATTTATGATAATATTAAAAGAACCGAGGAAAGCCTAGAAAAATACGAAGAAAAACTAGGGATGCTAAAAAAATATCAACAACGAGAAAAACTCTTTACTCAATTAGAAGCACAATTAACCAAGAAGAATTTTCTGGACGAGCAAGTGAAAGATACGCTCGAACAGCTTAAAAATATCGATTAG